One segment of Sandaracinaceae bacterium DNA contains the following:
- a CDS encoding dienelactone hydrolase family protein translates to MRSVATHHVLTERGNLPVVSTDAPQRGADARSGLPWVVFVPSIFGVAPDLRVQMAELGDHAQVLAVDPFHHAGGGPLPYTDFAQAVVRLQQTDLPGFHAELVALLSVLTPQAPVIGVGICFGGPFVVRAAGAGLLAGVVTWHGSRLETQLDALRSLAERGVPARLHFGDTDAFVPMSTVDTVRAALGDRASESVVVHPGADHGFSHRSGPKYQAVAERAGLNAVLDLVRSCTPR, encoded by the coding sequence CGTCGCGACACACCACGTGCTCACCGAGCGGGGAAACCTGCCGGTCGTCTCCACCGATGCCCCGCAGCGTGGCGCGGACGCGCGCTCTGGCTTGCCGTGGGTGGTCTTCGTGCCCTCCATCTTTGGTGTGGCCCCCGACCTGCGTGTTCAGATGGCCGAGCTGGGTGACCACGCGCAGGTGCTGGCGGTGGACCCGTTTCACCACGCGGGTGGTGGGCCGCTTCCGTACACCGACTTCGCCCAGGCTGTGGTGCGCCTGCAGCAGACCGACCTGCCGGGCTTTCACGCGGAGCTCGTGGCGCTGCTGAGCGTGCTCACGCCCCAGGCGCCGGTCATCGGGGTGGGTATCTGCTTCGGGGGCCCCTTCGTGGTGCGCGCCGCTGGCGCAGGCCTCTTGGCAGGTGTGGTCACGTGGCACGGCAGCCGCCTCGAGACGCAGCTGGATGCGCTGCGCAGCCTGGCCGAGCGCGGCGTGCCCGCGCGCCTCCACTTCGGCGACACCGACGCCTTCGTGCCCATGAGCACCGTGGACACCGTGCGCGCCGCGCTGGGCGACCGCGCCAGCGAGAGCGTGGTGGTGCACCCCGGCGCCGACCACGGCTTCAGCCACCGCAGCGGGCCCAAGTATCAAGCCGTGGCGGAACGCGCAGGCCTCAACGCCGTGCTCGACCTGGTCAGGTCGTGTACTCCGCGTTGA
- the argJ gene encoding bifunctional glutamate N-acetyltransferase/amino-acid acetyltransferase ArgJ, which translates to MSHAQLAFVHVDEPRDGDPDATRFSFDSLLTGSRVTLTESLEHQPEGIRSAALRAGIKYADKLDFMVVTLPKPGPAVGVFTRNRSCSPAVLLDRQHLADGEAQTLVVISKNANVFTPSAMDDTKAIVNDVAKRLGVRDVDVITSMTGVIGVALPMEKIHAAIKRLPDELREGLVPEVASAILTTDRGPKVASARFGDVVLCGMAKGAGMIEPNMATMLVYFFTNLNVPTDRLSALVKRAVDATFNSISVDTDTSTSDSLVLFSTASVPTSPDAERDLEACLTAMCLKLARDVVFQAEGATKLIEARVHGTANDTDAKAMAKQIINSPLMKAAVFGADPNWGRVVMAIGKPGPGREALLDPATIRIEINGYLLFDRGAAVPLELAGVSASIRDRKKVTIDVSVGSGSGSATVWGCDLSYEYVKVNAEYTT; encoded by the coding sequence ATGAGCCACGCGCAGCTTGCCTTCGTCCATGTCGACGAGCCCCGAGACGGCGACCCCGACGCCACCCGCTTTTCGTTCGACTCGCTGCTCACCGGCAGCCGCGTGACGCTGACCGAGTCGCTCGAGCACCAGCCCGAGGGCATCCGCAGCGCGGCGCTCCGGGCCGGCATCAAGTACGCCGACAAGCTGGACTTCATGGTGGTGACGCTGCCCAAGCCGGGGCCTGCCGTGGGCGTCTTCACGCGCAACCGCTCGTGCAGCCCCGCGGTGCTGCTCGACCGTCAGCACCTGGCCGATGGCGAAGCGCAGACCCTGGTGGTCATCAGCAAGAACGCCAACGTGTTCACGCCCAGCGCCATGGACGACACGAAGGCCATCGTGAACGACGTGGCCAAGCGCCTGGGCGTGCGCGACGTCGATGTGATCACGTCCATGACCGGCGTCATTGGCGTGGCCCTGCCGATGGAGAAGATCCACGCGGCCATCAAGCGCCTGCCCGACGAGCTGCGCGAGGGCCTCGTGCCCGAGGTGGCCTCGGCCATCCTCACCACCGACCGCGGCCCCAAGGTAGCGTCGGCGCGCTTCGGCGACGTGGTGCTGTGCGGCATGGCCAAGGGTGCGGGCATGATCGAGCCCAACATGGCCACCATGCTGGTCTACTTCTTCACCAACCTGAACGTGCCCACGGACCGGCTGAGCGCGCTGGTGAAGCGGGCCGTGGACGCCACGTTCAACAGCATCTCGGTGGACACCGACACCAGCACCAGCGACTCGCTCGTGCTGTTCTCCACGGCCAGCGTCCCCACGTCGCCCGACGCGGAGCGCGATCTCGAGGCGTGCCTCACCGCCATGTGCCTCAAGCTGGCGCGCGACGTGGTCTTCCAGGCCGAGGGCGCCACCAAGCTCATCGAGGCGCGCGTGCACGGCACCGCCAACGACACGGACGCCAAGGCGATGGCGAAGCAAATCATCAACTCGCCGCTGATGAAGGCCGCCGTGTTCGGAGCCGACCCGAACTGGGGCCGCGTGGTGATGGCCATCGGCAAGCCGGGGCCGGGGCGCGAGGCGCTGCTGGACCCCGCCACCATCCGCATCGAGATCAACGGCTACCTGCTCTTCGACCGCGGCGCGGCGGTGCCGCTCGAGCTGGCCGGGGTGTCGGCCAGCATCCGCGACCGCAAGAAGGTCACCATCGACGTGTCCGTGGGCAGCGGCAGCGGCTCGGCCACCGTGTGGGGCTGCGACCTCAGCTACGAGTACGTGAAGGTCAACGCGGAGTACACGACCTGA
- a CDS encoding exo-alpha-sialidase, with protein MAERILVGTRKGTFAVEKHQSGWKPRLLGHAGQGVNFVARDPNTGTLWALLGHGHWGAKLSRSKDDGATWEDAPQIVYPEGARHYADVLPVEGAEAPTQRPIKASTLLKLWVISFGGDGRIYVGTIPGGLFVSDDGGESFELNRPLWNHESRGGDLFTTDGTGDTHWWGTPASEGEFAPGIHSVAVDPQNPKRVLVAISTAGVLETTDGGQSWRGRNKGMLNDYLPDPAAEWGHDAHFIELCPAQPNHVWQQNHAGVFYSSDGAATWKRVSQPELGVHFGFPVAVDDHDGRTAWLVPGKSDAERMAIGGGLFVARTRDGGESWEALRNGLPQDNAFDVVYRHALANRGQHLCFGSTTGNLYVSEDAGDSFVTVANNLPPVYSVRFG; from the coding sequence ATGGCAGAGCGCATCTTGGTGGGCACCCGCAAGGGCACGTTCGCGGTGGAGAAGCACCAGAGCGGGTGGAAGCCGCGGCTCCTGGGGCACGCCGGCCAGGGCGTGAACTTCGTGGCGCGCGACCCGAACACGGGCACGCTCTGGGCGCTGCTGGGGCACGGTCACTGGGGCGCCAAGCTCTCGCGCTCGAAGGACGACGGCGCCACCTGGGAAGACGCCCCGCAGATTGTCTACCCGGAGGGAGCACGCCACTACGCGGACGTCTTGCCCGTGGAGGGAGCCGAGGCGCCCACCCAGCGGCCCATCAAGGCCTCCACGCTCCTCAAGCTGTGGGTCATCTCGTTCGGCGGGGACGGCCGCATCTACGTGGGCACCATCCCCGGCGGGCTGTTCGTGAGCGACGACGGCGGCGAGAGCTTCGAGCTGAACCGCCCGCTCTGGAACCACGAGTCACGCGGCGGAGACCTCTTCACCACCGACGGAACCGGCGACACGCACTGGTGGGGCACGCCCGCCTCCGAGGGCGAGTTCGCGCCCGGCATCCACTCCGTGGCGGTGGACCCGCAGAACCCGAAGCGCGTGCTGGTGGCCATCTCCACGGCCGGCGTGCTCGAGACCACCGACGGAGGGCAGTCGTGGCGCGGCCGCAACAAGGGCATGCTCAACGACTACCTGCCGGACCCCGCGGCCGAGTGGGGGCACGACGCGCACTTCATCGAGCTGTGCCCCGCGCAGCCCAACCACGTGTGGCAGCAAAACCACGCGGGCGTGTTCTACAGCAGCGACGGGGCGGCCACGTGGAAGCGCGTGAGTCAGCCCGAGCTGGGCGTGCACTTCGGCTTCCCGGTGGCCGTGGACGACCACGATGGTCGCACCGCCTGGCTGGTGCCCGGCAAGTCGGACGCGGAGCGCATGGCCATCGGCGGCGGTCTCTTCGTGGCCCGCACGCGTGACGGCGGCGAGAGCTGGGAAGCGCTGCGCAACGGCCTGCCGCAAGACAACGCGTTCGACGTGGTCTACCGCCACGCGCTGGCCAACCGCGGGCAGCACCTCTGCTTCGGCAGCACCACGGGCAACCTCTACGTGAGCGAAGACGCCGGCGACAGCTTCGTCACGGTGGCCAACAACCTGCCGCCCGTCTACTCCGTGCGCTTCGGCTGA